Proteins encoded by one window of Cellvibrio sp. KY-GH-1:
- the hemB gene encoding porphobilinogen synthase: MQIPLTTPDFRFRRLRKTAALRELVRETHVRMSDFILPIFVEEGITEPVPIKSMPDVYRYPEAQLAEIVQRAWSKGVRAVILFGVSTHKDHDGSDTWCEDGLLARMIRTAKQAQPEMLVISDNCFCEYTTHGHCGVVHDQDVDNDKTLANLQKQVVLAAQAGVDMIAPSGMMDGMISAIREALDTAGFTYIPVMSYSTKFASAFYGPFRDAVDSSFKGTRNTYQMDPANAREALAESLQDDAEGADILMVKPGIAYLDVLAHIRANSARPLAVYHVSGEYAMIKAGAAAGVIDEKAIVLETMTAFKRAGADLIITYYAEKLADWLPA; the protein is encoded by the coding sequence ATGCAAATTCCATTAACAACACCGGATTTTCGATTTCGCCGATTGCGGAAAACCGCTGCATTGCGTGAACTGGTGCGTGAAACTCACGTGCGTATGAGCGATTTTATCCTTCCTATTTTTGTGGAGGAAGGAATTACTGAGCCAGTGCCCATCAAGTCTATGCCTGATGTTTACCGCTACCCTGAAGCGCAGCTTGCTGAAATTGTTCAACGCGCCTGGAGTAAAGGTGTTCGCGCCGTGATTTTATTTGGTGTTTCTACCCATAAGGATCACGATGGTTCCGATACCTGGTGTGAGGATGGTTTGCTAGCACGCATGATCCGTACCGCAAAACAAGCGCAACCAGAAATGCTGGTCATTAGCGATAATTGTTTCTGTGAGTACACTACACACGGTCATTGCGGTGTGGTGCACGATCAAGATGTAGATAACGATAAAACCCTGGCCAATTTGCAAAAGCAGGTAGTACTGGCTGCTCAAGCTGGCGTAGATATGATTGCTCCATCCGGCATGATGGACGGGATGATCAGTGCTATTCGCGAAGCACTGGATACTGCGGGTTTTACCTATATTCCGGTGATGTCTTACTCAACGAAATTTGCGTCTGCGTTTTACGGTCCATTTAGAGACGCCGTTGATAGTAGTTTTAAAGGCACGCGTAACACCTACCAAATGGACCCCGCTAATGCTCGCGAAGCCTTGGCAGAATCGTTACAGGACGATGCAGAAGGTGCCGATATTCTAATGGTGAAGCCGGGCATCGCCTATCTGGATGTGCTTGCACACATTCGCGCTAATTCTGCGCGACCTTTGGCGGTTTATCACGTGAGTGGTGAGTACGCGATGATTAAAGCGGGTGCAGCGGCAGGTGTGATCGACGAAAAAGCGATAGTGTTGGAAACCATGACTGCATTCAAGCGTGCGGGTGCAGACTTAATTATTACCTACTATGCCGAAAAGCTTGCAGACTGGTTACCTGCATAG
- a CDS encoding DUF3012 domain-containing protein, with protein MLNFFRENKLLAALFVVSFLVILFGVALLMYSKQQMAQQAKEQAQVQSLSKIANDAQAQLMQTVAHPEVPITDVVPEDSVAKVAAMKDKNPEAGTDDWCEVMMVKPSKEWTTEEQQTFAKNCI; from the coding sequence ATGTTGAATTTTTTTCGTGAGAATAAATTGTTGGCGGCGTTGTTTGTTGTCAGTTTTTTGGTGATTTTATTCGGCGTAGCATTGCTGATGTACTCCAAGCAACAAATGGCTCAACAAGCAAAAGAGCAAGCGCAGGTTCAATCCCTGAGTAAAATCGCCAACGACGCTCAGGCGCAGTTGATGCAAACTGTAGCTCACCCGGAAGTTCCGATTACAGATGTTGTTCCGGAGGATTCGGTAGCCAAGGTGGCTGCTATGAAAGATAAGAATCCGGAAGCCGGCACCGATGACTGGTGCGAAGTAATGATGGTTAAGCCCTCTAAAGAGTGGACAACCGAAGAGCAACAAACTTTTGCCAAAAACTGCATTTAA
- a CDS encoding Wadjet anti-phage system protein JetA family protein → MFFSDSRQHFFNPLTGKYRELVAECLRLLYQRLYTDLRDYGHSMNREQLIDIFKEAIARAPILDADTGDVDDSEGRFKTQRDLAGFIITRLIESGWLEKQVDETTLQSSYGFSRMGRLFTQPFADNHSNQFRTRNRNTRNTRNSLQAFYEQAEINDLLDAYEYSERIISDFTDVIAELEERKRQLVREVESRQLIQQASDEFFDFMETVFKPDLEVRLSADSVEKYRDQISDLITKIRRKRKFGQGDEETAAKDWRAVMEIRLRKALPQRVIPGVSLLETLLETIDSRLKNACEIMLPALRRALNTFTQRADIIIRQLSYINSRGQDDVMDVYRSLAELTSEEQDQVFLSQGDSLASLQMAYIDPAQIQLRAPRTIQIIRSQVDEDKALDAEAQKNLFIQQALDKAFILQSSNIRDFVHKALVETGSVSSRDLKAENMQELLGLSHAVEVGAAANLTSRYKFVVHQQDEWLHESPRVRNDQYFRQRDEFVISLIDEGEAS, encoded by the coding sequence ATGTTTTTTAGCGATTCCCGCCAGCACTTTTTCAATCCGCTCACCGGTAAATACCGCGAGCTGGTCGCCGAGTGCCTGCGCCTTTTGTACCAGCGTCTTTATACCGACTTGCGCGATTATGGTCACTCAATGAATCGCGAACAGCTCATCGATATCTTCAAAGAAGCCATAGCTCGAGCACCAATTTTGGATGCCGACACGGGCGACGTCGATGATAGCGAAGGGCGGTTTAAAACGCAGCGTGATCTTGCCGGTTTTATTATCACCAGGCTGATTGAAAGCGGTTGGTTGGAAAAGCAAGTAGATGAAACTACCTTGCAAAGTAGCTATGGTTTTAGTCGGATGGGACGATTGTTTACGCAGCCGTTTGCCGACAACCATTCCAATCAATTTCGCACCCGCAATCGCAACACCCGCAACACACGTAACAGCTTGCAAGCGTTTTATGAACAAGCTGAAATTAATGATTTACTGGATGCCTACGAATATTCCGAACGTATTATTAGTGATTTCACCGATGTTATTGCCGAATTGGAAGAGCGTAAACGCCAATTGGTACGCGAGGTGGAGTCGCGTCAGCTAATTCAGCAGGCCAGTGACGAATTTTTCGATTTTATGGAAACAGTATTCAAGCCGGATCTCGAAGTGCGCTTGTCGGCTGACAGTGTAGAAAAATACCGCGACCAGATTTCGGATCTCATCACAAAAATTCGCCGCAAACGTAAATTCGGGCAGGGTGACGAAGAAACGGCCGCGAAAGATTGGCGCGCGGTAATGGAGATTCGTTTACGCAAGGCATTGCCGCAGCGAGTTATTCCGGGCGTGTCGCTGTTAGAAACGCTGTTGGAAACCATCGATTCCCGCTTAAAGAATGCTTGTGAAATTATGTTGCCGGCACTGCGGCGTGCGTTGAATACATTTACACAACGCGCTGACATCATTATTCGTCAACTGAGTTACATCAATAGTCGCGGGCAAGATGATGTGATGGACGTGTATCGCTCGCTCGCCGAGTTGACCTCAGAAGAACAAGACCAGGTGTTTCTCTCACAGGGTGATAGTTTGGCGAGTTTGCAAATGGCTTATATCGACCCCGCCCAGATTCAGTTGCGCGCTCCGCGAACTATTCAAATCATTCGCTCGCAGGTGGATGAGGATAAAGCCCTGGATGCAGAAGCGCAGAAGAATCTGTTTATTCAGCAGGCGTTGGACAAAGCATTTATTTTGCAATCGAGCAATATTCGCGACTTCGTCCATAAAGCGCTGGTAGAGACGGGCAGTGTAAGCAGCCGTGATTTGAAAGCCGAAAATATGCAGGAGCTGTTGGGGCTTTCCCATGCCGTCGAAGTGGGTGCGGCTGCCAACCTGACGTCCCGGTACAAGTTCGTGGTGCATCAGCAGGATGAATGGTTACATGAATCTCCACGTGTGCGTAACGATCAATATTTTAGACAGCGCGATGAGTTTGTCATCAGCCTGATAGATGAAGGTGAAGCTTCATGA
- a CDS encoding DUF4194 domain-containing protein — protein sequence MSEVLTAALQEQLDKHNLSLDNWRELIQRLLDYGVLCRDDSQVEAELYDRFVRIEALVNDFLSLIGLRFQHDSNFRFVRVLPPGARLPGMDDESDESFNAGLRNRLNQHEVALILVLRAEYDKALREGGIDEQGCATLSLEAIAMAMKSLLRRSLPENIGERRAAFKRLRQLRLVHFMAEADIDSGESWIKIRPLIINLVNNEWLAQIRNHLAENLLLVDEEQEQTADDDDAKVERKKASPHLNRSLFATDAEN from the coding sequence ATGAGTGAAGTATTAACGGCCGCTCTACAAGAGCAGTTGGACAAACATAATTTATCGCTCGATAACTGGCGAGAATTGATTCAGCGCTTACTCGATTACGGTGTGTTATGCCGCGATGATAGTCAGGTGGAAGCGGAGCTCTATGATCGCTTTGTGCGCATCGAGGCGTTGGTCAACGATTTTCTCAGCTTGATTGGTTTGCGTTTCCAGCACGATAGTAATTTTCGATTTGTCCGTGTATTGCCTCCAGGTGCTCGATTGCCGGGGATGGACGATGAAAGCGATGAGTCATTTAATGCGGGGCTACGCAATCGTTTGAATCAGCACGAAGTTGCTTTGATTCTGGTGTTGCGAGCGGAATATGACAAAGCCTTACGCGAAGGTGGTATTGATGAGCAAGGATGCGCGACCTTATCCCTCGAAGCCATCGCTATGGCGATGAAGAGTTTGTTGCGTCGCAGTTTGCCGGAAAATATCGGTGAACGCCGCGCGGCCTTTAAACGCCTGCGTCAATTGCGATTAGTACACTTTATGGCGGAAGCGGATATCGATTCGGGCGAGAGTTGGATCAAAATTCGTCCGCTCATTATCAATTTGGTTAATAACGAATGGTTGGCGCAAATCCGCAACCATTTGGCTGAAAACTTGTTGTTAGTGGATGAAGAGCAAGAACAAACTGCTGACGATGACGACGCTAAAGTCGAACGCAAAAAAGCAAGCCCGCATTTGAATCGTTCGCTGTTTGCGACCGATGCCGAAAATTAA
- a CDS encoding ATP-binding protein, giving the protein MYLKRFIYVNWGNVPNAEFEFGPINLFSGGNGSGKTTAADAIQTIMTAAHDNLFHFNPGQDESSQRGRGGKLVRTLGSYVLGCDDGAYSRPQGCDGYLGAVFYPTQGEHGEPFTALIGMRAFLETTGQGASLQKVARLDDSQFFILPHVELTLADLLKEEKTHKYIVPLDKLYASLRRQYGQENVEKYDKKKSYLCRFYGILRGKVDAVSEREAMNAARAFSRFMAYKPIKGIDEFVANEILEYRDLGEAIRSVSTMLKRIHTMEADARQLRQGIERMAHGREQADKFISNWLEQQVLLYSVARRRYSDSQQHYLEAKHKQQLLRETSASNQQALAACEAQREEINQLILAATARRLGVPALRDKDQLEQEKQTQEKLMQAQVPELRKQHQQLQTNMEAAQQLQQALKQTSISVDLPAFKEASLGNLIKAICTDSPVQDIHQLLNRDWIQAHPLDGQLAASLDLQKNHNAFYASLFEAAAGRVHLRDQLAQERDKRKGQAERLQKSIDNKRREIQTLETKQVSYPAFVRAALDAINSQCPKADARVLCDYVEVRDREWQAAIEGYIGAARFGIIVEPEYEADAISIVRNMSGQGNRARVIQGDKAGKDLEKLNETASNSIIQIMSFAHATAEAYIKASYGNVQRVENAKELKNTRRGITKDAMGSGNYAMFRCDMPESELVFGQGARERALDAKRNEFHDLVAEWQASGQQAEEVQELLLAIDKLKPLAYAESLQAMLNAQTRIQAIEAKLQQLDLSDTKALEAELADLNQRLQAQNTQYAKLNNTQVDCRAELKLADNQCHKLDTEQDKNLAIADNCETNVQAITALWPEFDADARLQGADESLTQFSAQYFDTQLAGVSAELKTILHRLQQAAMMHNQFCSSSDSILFDVDYNDDLGSQNFRAICEIRRQFDALYNRDKNHILAQRHKEIESLRESFNNAFVSNLCHSIFQAINDGKKILEDLNKELEHHRFGADRERFRFDWDWVPEFKEYWQFFKAVMDSPTAGGDENETLFTMKLDDKHQKVRERLMTMLLDEDEQKALRELSRIADYRNYRRYEIYKEPEGKAPIALSQYGTGSGGQLETPAYIIRSAAITSAFRFNEGNSHLRMVLVDEAFSKMDEHRSREVINYLTESLGLQLLFIMPSSKSGPFMDLISNQFVFSKCPTAEPMGELKTRVMLDRQVCDQEKIIKLMANHRKAIRQQAALDFMAEVE; this is encoded by the coding sequence ATGTACTTAAAACGTTTTATTTACGTCAATTGGGGCAACGTGCCCAATGCTGAATTTGAATTCGGGCCGATTAATTTATTTTCCGGTGGCAACGGTTCGGGCAAAACAACGGCAGCGGACGCGATTCAAACTATTATGACGGCGGCGCACGATAATCTGTTTCACTTTAACCCGGGGCAGGATGAATCCAGCCAGCGTGGGCGCGGCGGAAAATTAGTTCGTACCCTCGGTTCCTATGTGCTGGGGTGTGACGATGGTGCCTATTCGCGTCCGCAAGGCTGCGATGGATATTTGGGCGCGGTGTTTTACCCTACTCAGGGTGAGCATGGAGAGCCCTTCACGGCATTGATCGGAATGCGCGCGTTTTTAGAAACGACAGGCCAGGGCGCCAGCTTGCAAAAAGTTGCTCGCTTGGACGACAGCCAGTTTTTTATTTTGCCGCATGTTGAGTTGACCCTGGCAGATTTATTAAAGGAAGAGAAAACTCATAAGTACATAGTGCCTCTGGACAAACTTTACGCCAGCCTGCGCCGTCAATATGGTCAGGAAAATGTAGAGAAGTACGATAAGAAAAAATCTTACTTGTGCCGTTTTTACGGAATTTTGCGCGGCAAGGTGGATGCCGTGTCTGAACGCGAGGCGATGAACGCCGCACGCGCGTTTTCGCGCTTTATGGCCTACAAACCGATCAAAGGAATCGATGAATTTGTCGCTAACGAAATTCTTGAGTACCGCGATTTGGGAGAGGCTATTCGCAGCGTTTCCACCATGCTTAAACGAATTCATACCATGGAGGCGGATGCTCGTCAGTTGCGCCAGGGTATTGAGCGTATGGCCCATGGCCGGGAGCAAGCGGACAAATTTATTAGCAACTGGTTGGAGCAGCAAGTGCTGCTTTATTCAGTTGCTCGCCGTCGCTATTCGGACTCACAGCAACATTATCTGGAAGCCAAGCACAAACAGCAGTTGTTGCGTGAAACATCAGCCAGCAATCAACAGGCTCTGGCGGCCTGTGAGGCTCAGCGTGAAGAAATTAACCAATTGATTCTTGCGGCGACCGCGCGTCGGCTGGGTGTTCCGGCACTGCGCGACAAAGATCAATTAGAACAAGAAAAACAAACTCAGGAAAAATTAATGCAGGCGCAAGTGCCGGAGCTGCGCAAGCAACACCAGCAATTGCAAACTAATATGGAAGCGGCACAGCAGTTGCAGCAAGCGCTCAAACAAACTTCGATCAGTGTGGATTTGCCTGCATTCAAAGAAGCTAGTCTTGGCAATTTAATCAAAGCTATTTGTACTGATTCCCCAGTGCAGGACATTCATCAGTTGCTCAATCGCGACTGGATTCAAGCGCATCCATTGGATGGGCAGCTAGCGGCGAGTTTGGATCTGCAAAAAAATCACAACGCTTTTTATGCAAGCCTGTTTGAAGCAGCGGCGGGGCGCGTGCATCTGCGTGATCAATTGGCACAAGAGCGCGATAAACGCAAAGGCCAGGCGGAGCGCCTGCAAAAAAGTATTGATAATAAGCGGCGCGAAATTCAAACGCTGGAAACCAAACAGGTCAGTTACCCGGCATTTGTGCGCGCTGCGTTGGACGCGATTAATAGCCAATGCCCGAAGGCGGACGCACGTGTGCTCTGTGATTATGTGGAAGTACGGGATCGCGAATGGCAAGCAGCCATTGAAGGTTATATAGGCGCTGCACGGTTTGGCATTATTGTAGAGCCTGAGTACGAGGCGGATGCTATCTCTATAGTGCGTAACATGAGCGGGCAGGGCAATCGCGCCCGGGTTATTCAAGGTGATAAAGCAGGAAAGGATTTGGAGAAGCTGAATGAAACGGCGTCCAACTCTATTATCCAAATTATGAGCTTTGCCCACGCCACTGCCGAGGCTTACATCAAAGCAAGTTATGGCAATGTTCAGCGCGTGGAAAATGCAAAGGAATTAAAAAACACACGCCGTGGTATTACTAAAGATGCGATGGGTTCTGGTAACTATGCCATGTTCCGTTGTGATATGCCTGAATCGGAATTGGTGTTTGGTCAGGGCGCGCGTGAACGTGCACTGGATGCGAAACGGAATGAATTCCATGATTTGGTAGCAGAATGGCAGGCATCTGGCCAACAAGCAGAAGAAGTGCAGGAATTGTTACTGGCCATTGATAAATTAAAACCGCTCGCCTATGCCGAATCCCTGCAGGCGATGCTCAATGCGCAAACGCGTATTCAGGCAATTGAAGCCAAGCTGCAGCAATTGGATTTAAGTGATACCAAAGCACTGGAAGCAGAACTCGCTGACCTGAACCAGCGGTTGCAAGCGCAAAACACGCAGTATGCAAAATTAAATAATACCCAGGTGGATTGCCGTGCGGAATTAAAACTGGCGGATAACCAGTGCCATAAGCTGGATACCGAGCAAGATAAAAATCTGGCGATTGCAGATAACTGTGAAACCAATGTACAAGCCATTACAGCACTCTGGCCTGAATTCGATGCGGACGCGCGCTTGCAGGGGGCGGATGAATCGCTCACGCAATTTAGCGCCCAATATTTTGATACCCAGCTTGCGGGCGTGAGCGCAGAATTAAAAACTATTCTGCATCGCTTACAGCAAGCCGCCATGATGCACAACCAATTCTGTTCCAGCAGCGATTCCATTTTATTCGATGTGGATTACAACGATGATCTGGGTAGCCAAAACTTCCGTGCAATTTGTGAGATTCGTCGCCAGTTTGATGCGCTTTATAATCGTGATAAAAACCATATCCTCGCGCAGCGTCACAAAGAAATTGAATCCCTGCGGGAGAGTTTCAATAACGCATTTGTGAGTAACCTCTGCCACTCCATCTTCCAGGCAATTAATGATGGCAAGAAAATCCTTGAGGATTTAAACAAGGAATTGGAGCATCACCGCTTTGGTGCTGATCGCGAACGTTTCCGTTTTGATTGGGATTGGGTTCCGGAATTCAAAGAGTATTGGCAGTTCTTCAAAGCGGTAATGGATAGCCCAACTGCCGGCGGCGACGAAAATGAAACGCTCTTTACTATGAAGTTGGATGATAAACATCAAAAAGTGCGCGAGCGCTTGATGACCATGTTGCTGGATGAAGATGAACAAAAAGCATTGCGTGAATTAAGCCGCATTGCCGATTATCGCAACTATCGCCGCTATGAAATTTACAAAGAGCCGGAAGGCAAAGCACCGATTGCGCTGAGTCAGTACGGTACCGGCTCTGGAGGTCAGCTGGAAACGCCGGCGTATATTATTCGCAGCGCTGCAATTACGTCGGCATTCCGCTTTAATGAAGGCAACAGCCATTTGCGCATGGTATTGGTGGATGAGGCTTTCTCTAAAATGGACGAACACCGCTCGCGCGAGGTGATTAACTACTTAACGGAAAGCCTCGGCTTGCAGCTGTTATTTATTATGCCGAGCAGTAAATCCGGCCCCTTTATGGATTTAATTTCGAACCAGTTTGTATTCAGTAAATGCCCAACCGCTGAACCAATGGGTGAACTTAAAACCCGTGTAATGTTGGATAGACAAGTGTGCGACCAGGAAAAAATCATCAAACTGATGGCCAACCACCGCAAAGCTATTCGCCAGCAAGCTGCGTTGGATTTTATGGCCGAAGTAGAGTAA
- a CDS encoding EAL domain-containing protein, giving the protein MFASGPTEPVILIADDIPSNIHLINEAVKGLGKCVFATDGRSALQAAYTHHPTLILLDVEMPNLDGYDVCRLLKADAQLQETPIIFITSHAEPAYELRALQLGAVDFIPKPIVPEIARARAKTQLLLQQQRIALGEITRDLNLLVSSLPVFVSYWNEGLVNCFSNDVNGQWFGLAPDSMRGQPLVSVVGQSVAKLIQHQLSAYSLGDIPPFDISFVTQRRPLCAQVSLVRRLGSAGELGYLMLLTDITERKRAEQSLAEEKERIRIMLNSIGDAVIATDSNGFVTFMNPIAEDLTDCMAKDGIGRPIENVMKLHDGMTGSRLQNPVRIALEDKRVVGMALNSRLQSAGQSIEVEDSAAPILDQQGELTGAIIVFHDVSEARAMALKMTHLAHHDPLTNLPNRMLLQDRAHQSFQLARRENQRVAMILLDIDKFKEINDAYGHSIGDTLIKQVANQLQKELRGGDTLCRQGGDEFVVLVPKFETSEQVGTLTQRLLASFQRKWLVGDREFVFTASAGVSVFPDDADDVEQLYRHADAAMYSAKQAGGNRFHFYSADIEAKQSLRRMLEHDLASDLGDPFVLLFQPKIQASTGAIVGAEALVRWRQANGELLGPQVFIPLAEETGLIIPLGKIIFQKACEQAAVWAAMGKPIRMAINVSAIQVEDPGFINLVGELLATTQVDPQQIEVEITESVFARDVDKASYLMRELKTMGIKIALDDFGTGYSSLSYIKNYPLDVLKIDQSFVRNMLEDPIDQSIIKTIIQLANDLALRVVAEGVETLEHANKLMAMGCDIMQGFYYARPLPVAEVTECLRGNKTLPLIKERL; this is encoded by the coding sequence ATGTTCGCCAGTGGACCTACCGAACCCGTCATCCTGATTGCGGATGATATACCGAGCAATATTCACCTGATCAATGAGGCGGTAAAGGGCCTTGGCAAGTGCGTGTTTGCGACTGATGGACGATCCGCGCTCCAGGCTGCCTACACCCATCACCCAACCCTGATTCTGCTCGATGTTGAGATGCCTAACCTGGATGGTTACGACGTTTGCCGCTTGTTAAAAGCGGACGCTCAGCTTCAGGAAACACCGATCATATTTATTACCAGCCATGCAGAGCCAGCCTATGAGTTGCGTGCGCTGCAACTGGGTGCCGTTGATTTTATTCCCAAGCCCATAGTTCCTGAAATTGCGCGGGCGAGGGCAAAAACCCAATTATTACTCCAGCAGCAACGTATCGCATTGGGCGAAATCACGCGCGATTTAAACTTGCTGGTCTCTTCCTTGCCGGTGTTTGTCTCATATTGGAATGAGGGATTGGTTAATTGCTTTAGTAACGATGTGAACGGCCAATGGTTCGGATTGGCGCCTGATTCTATGCGTGGCCAACCACTAGTGAGTGTCGTAGGGCAATCGGTCGCTAAACTTATCCAACACCAACTAAGCGCCTACTCCCTTGGTGATATTCCTCCCTTCGATATCAGCTTTGTTACCCAACGCCGTCCACTCTGTGCCCAGGTTTCGCTGGTAAGGCGCCTTGGTAGCGCGGGTGAACTCGGTTATTTGATGCTACTGACAGATATCACCGAACGTAAACGCGCGGAACAGTCTTTGGCCGAAGAAAAAGAGCGCATCCGCATTATGTTGAATTCCATTGGCGATGCCGTCATCGCGACGGATAGTAATGGCTTCGTCACCTTTATGAACCCCATTGCGGAGGACCTCACCGATTGTATGGCCAAAGATGGCATTGGACGGCCGATTGAAAATGTCATGAAGCTGCACGATGGTATGACGGGAAGTCGCTTGCAAAACCCGGTGCGGATTGCGCTGGAAGATAAGCGCGTAGTCGGAATGGCTTTGAACTCGCGCTTGCAGAGCGCCGGGCAATCCATAGAAGTAGAAGATTCTGCAGCGCCGATTTTGGATCAGCAGGGTGAGCTTACCGGGGCAATTATTGTTTTCCATGATGTGAGTGAAGCCCGTGCCATGGCGTTGAAAATGACACATCTTGCGCATCATGACCCTTTAACTAATCTCCCCAACAGAATGTTGTTACAGGATCGCGCACACCAATCCTTTCAATTGGCGCGTCGGGAAAATCAGCGCGTTGCGATGATTCTTTTGGATATCGATAAATTTAAAGAAATCAACGACGCCTATGGTCACAGTATTGGCGATACGCTCATAAAACAGGTCGCCAATCAGCTACAAAAAGAACTGCGGGGCGGTGATACGCTTTGCCGCCAAGGGGGCGATGAATTTGTGGTGTTGGTCCCCAAGTTTGAGACCTCCGAACAGGTTGGAACCCTGACACAGCGGTTGTTGGCCTCGTTCCAGCGCAAGTGGTTGGTGGGGGATAGGGAATTCGTATTTACCGCAAGTGCAGGCGTGAGCGTGTTCCCGGATGATGCTGATGATGTGGAGCAACTTTACCGCCACGCCGACGCCGCTATGTATTCCGCGAAACAAGCCGGCGGTAATCGATTCCATTTTTACAGCGCCGATATTGAGGCAAAGCAGTCCTTGCGGCGCATGCTCGAGCATGACCTGGCGTCTGACTTGGGCGACCCCTTCGTTTTATTGTTTCAACCAAAAATCCAAGCCAGTACGGGCGCCATTGTGGGTGCCGAGGCACTGGTCAGATGGCGACAAGCGAATGGCGAGCTTCTTGGGCCCCAAGTATTTATCCCTTTGGCTGAAGAGACCGGTTTGATTATTCCCTTGGGGAAAATAATTTTTCAAAAGGCGTGTGAGCAAGCGGCGGTGTGGGCTGCCATGGGCAAGCCCATTCGGATGGCAATCAACGTGTCTGCAATTCAAGTGGAAGATCCCGGTTTTATCAATCTGGTGGGTGAGTTGCTAGCCACCACGCAAGTCGACCCACAGCAAATTGAGGTAGAGATTACCGAATCCGTCTTTGCGCGCGATGTGGACAAGGCTTCGTATTTAATGCGCGAGCTAAAAACCATGGGCATAAAAATCGCGCTCGACGATTTTGGTACTGGTTATTCCAGCCTTTCTTACATTAAAAACTACCCGCTCGACGTATTAAAGATCGACCAAAGTTTTGTGCGCAACATGCTGGAAGACCCGATAGACCAATCTATTATTAAAACAATTATTCAATTGGCTAATGATTTGGCATTGCGTGTTGTGGCGGAAGGCGTAGAAACGTTGGAGCACGCCAACAAATTGATGGCAATGGGCTGTGACATTATGCAAGGGTTTTACTATGCGAGACCTTTGCCCGTTGCGGAAGTGACGGAATGTCTACGTGGAAACAAGACTCTGCCGCTAATTAAAGAGCGATTATGA